From Thermosipho africanus Ob7:
CTAAAAATTATTAAAAATTGTAATCCTTGACATTTTTCATATTTTAAGTTAAAATTTTACATGTGATATTTGGAGAGGTGGCCGAGTGGTCGAAGGCGCTTGCCTGCTAAGCAAGTGTGGGGGTAACCCCACCGAGGGTTCGAATCCCTCCCTCTCCGCCAAAAAGTGGGGGATAGTTCCCCCATTTTTAAATTAAATAACATGTGCCCGTAGCTCAATTGGATAGAGCGTCAGACTGCGGATCTGAAGGTTGGGAGTTCGAATCTCCCCGGGCACGCCAAAAAAGGAGGCTAATGCCTCTTTTTTTGTTATTAAATTAAAAAAGTAAACAAGGAGTTGAAAAAATGATTGCAGTAGTTGGAAGTTCGAATATGGATGTTGTTTTAACAGTTGAGAGATTTACTTTACCTGGTGAAACTCAAAGAGCTCAAAAATTAGAGTTTTTTCCTGGGGGTAAAGGTTTTAACCAGGCAGTTAGTATAGCAAAACTTTCTAAGAAAAATTCTAATGTTTATTTTTTAACCTGTATTGGTAATGACTCATATGGAAGAGCTTTAAAAGATCAATACGACAAATTAAACATAGAAGGATATGTGGTAGTTGATGATAATAATGGCTTAGCTTTTATTGAAGTTACAAGAAAAGGCGAAAATAGAATAGTAATATATCCTGGAGCAAATAGTAACTTAACTAAAGAAATTGTAAGAAAGCATGAAGCAAAACTTTTAGAAGCTGATTACATTTTACTCCAAAATGAGATTCCATTTGAGTCAACTTTATATGCTGCCAGGCTTTTTAGTGAAAATGGAAAGATTGTTATTTTTGACCCTGCTCCAGTAAGTGGAATTGAAAAGGAAATTTTTCAATTTGTTGATTTTTTGACACCGAATGAAGAAGAAATAAAACTTTTAACAGAAAAGTTCTTTGGAAAATTTGTCTCGTATGAAGATAGTTATTTTAAA
This genomic window contains:
- the rbsK gene encoding ribokinase, with amino-acid sequence MIAVVGSSNMDVVLTVERFTLPGETQRAQKLEFFPGGKGFNQAVSIAKLSKKNSNVYFLTCIGNDSYGRALKDQYDKLNIEGYVVVDDNNGLAFIEVTRKGENRIVIYPGANSNLTKEIVRKHEAKLLEADYILLQNEIPFESTLYAARLFSENGKIVIFDPAPVSGIEKEIFQFVDFLTPNEEEIKLLTEKFFGKFVSYEDSYFKLKSLGVKKLIVKLGSKGVIYFEGDKRIEIPSFKVKAVDTTAAGDVFNGAFVVALHENLDIRKSLEFASAAAALSVTKKGAQNSIPSRKEVENFLNI